The following nucleotide sequence is from Bacteroidota bacterium.
AGGTATTATTATATTAAATTGTTTGATTGCTGGGTTGGTAAATGCACAACAACGAACCTATAGACCATTGGAGCGAAATGCAGTATTGCAACAGCATGTTTTCGACCACCCTGACAACCCATGGCCTAAGCCTATCAAAGAACGTGGAGTAGCGACAGATACGCTCAATCTTCCCTTTTTTGATGATTTTACAACAACAGCAATATACCCAAACCCAAAACGATGGACTACTAATTATGTATTCATAAACAATACTGCGGCTATCAATCCTCCAACCTATGGAGTTGCAACATTCGATAACCTTAATAACCATGGGCAGCCTTATATCGGTATTAATCCAAGCTATGGCAGTTCCGATACTTTGGAATCGCAAGGCATTGATCTAAGTAAATATCAACCCCCAAAGACTGATTCATTATATCTTTCGTTTTATTTGCAACCACAAGGTCTGGACATTGACCCCTTATTCAACACAAGAGATCCGCAAGATAGTATGGTGCTTGAATTTTTTGACAAGAATGGCGTATGGGAAAGGGTATGGGAAATTAGCGGTAAGGGACTTCCTGTTAAATTTAAACATTATTTTATACATATTGATGACCCTTTATTTTTGCATGTGGGTTTTAGGTTTAGGTTTATCAATTATTCTTTGCAAACGGGGAATTCTAACCATTGGCATTTGGATTATGTTTTGTTAGATTATCACCAATACGTTAATGATTCTTTTCAGGTAGATGTAGCATTTGCAACTACTCCCAATAATTTATTGAATGACTATTACTCGATGCCCTGGAGCCAAATGTATAACAATTATACAAATGAAGTGGTCGATAGTTCTAGATGCACTATTAAAAGCTTTGACAAAGTTTCATTATTTTTTAACCGCACTGAAAATTATAGAGATAGAAGCTATAATTCCTTATATTCAAAACAAGATTTGGAGCCAGGTTTCCCTAAAAGTCTTAAAAAAGTAATATCAAACCCGCTCAAAAACTTTAATTCTTTTTATCCCAAGAATACCGACACAGTTATTATAAATAGATTGTGGACCCATAATCTAACGGGCGATAAACATACAGAAAACGATTCGGTGAATATGCAAACGGTATTTGCCAATTATTTAGCCTACGATGATGGTACTGCTGAATGTGGTTATGGCATTGAGAATGGCGGCGGCAAGGTAGCTCTCGAATTTCGCTTGAACGACCCTGACACCTTATGGGCAGTGAGCTTTTTCTATAATCAAAGTTCTACTGCGGTGAATGGCAAACCTTTTAAAATACATATATGGAAAAGTGTAACGCAAGGCTCTGCTTCAGATTCATTATATAAAACCATTGAGGTTCCCAATGGGCCTGCATATATTGTTGGCTTTAATCAGTTTACCAATTATGTTTTGGACACCCCAATTTCTTTGCCCGCAGGTAAATTTTATATTGGTTGGTCGCAAACACTAGATTTTGTGTTGAATGTAGGTTTCGATAGGAATTATAAAACAGAGCAGGGCAACCAACATCTATATTATAATGTATTGAACAAATGGCATAAAAGCAATAAAACAGATTTGGGCGGAACCCCAATGATACGGGTATACTTGGGCAGCAAAGTTGATTTTCCTGCGAATCCCTACACAAGTATCAAACAAAATACGAAGTTTGAAAACATGGTAGATTTTAATATATATCCCAACCCCGCCGCAGAATATATACAAGTGGGCAATACGCATAATTTCCCCAATTTATATTATACCATTTTAGATGGCCAAGGTAAAACTATTAGTTACCAAAAACTTGAGGGTAACACCATCAATGTCTCTAACTACGCTGCTGGAATATATTATATACTCTTTAATGACAACAGAGGGAATGTGTGCATGAAAAAGTTGCTGA
It contains:
- a CDS encoding T9SS type A sorting domain-containing protein, with the protein product MSLKKSGIIILNCLIAGLVNAQQRTYRPLERNAVLQQHVFDHPDNPWPKPIKERGVATDTLNLPFFDDFTTTAIYPNPKRWTTNYVFINNTAAINPPTYGVATFDNLNNHGQPYIGINPSYGSSDTLESQGIDLSKYQPPKTDSLYLSFYLQPQGLDIDPLFNTRDPQDSMVLEFFDKNGVWERVWEISGKGLPVKFKHYFIHIDDPLFLHVGFRFRFINYSLQTGNSNHWHLDYVLLDYHQYVNDSFQVDVAFATTPNNLLNDYYSMPWSQMYNNYTNEVVDSSRCTIKSFDKVSLFFNRTENYRDRSYNSLYSKQDLEPGFPKSLKKVISNPLKNFNSFYPKNTDTVIINRLWTHNLTGDKHTENDSVNMQTVFANYLAYDDGTAECGYGIENGGGKVALEFRLNDPDTLWAVSFFYNQSSTAVNGKPFKIHIWKSVTQGSASDSLYKTIEVPNGPAYIVGFNQFTNYVLDTPISLPAGKFYIGWSQTLDFVLNVGFDRNYKTEQGNQHLYYNVLNKWHKSNKTDLGGTPMIRVYLGSKVDFPANPYTSIKQNTKFENMVDFNIYPNPAAEYIQVGNTHNFPNLYYTILDGQGKTISYQKLEGNTINVSNYAAGIYYILFNDNRGNVCMKKLLKN